TATGTCAGTAGTTTATATATACAGTTAGATATTACATATATgttaattctttttaattcattaggAAATTATACGAATTATTTACTAATAAAGTTAttgttgaaaaaaaaattccttttattattgtttGTAATAAAACTGACTTATGTAATTCTCGTCCTAAGCAAGTTATTAAAGAAGATTTAGAAAGAGAaatgtaaattaaaaaaaaaaatttatatatatatgtttatatgaatttctaaatatatatatatatatattaaccaatttttttttagtgaaATTTTGAAAATGTCTAAATATAATTCACTTGAAGAAGATGATAATgatgaaatagaaaatttgTTGGGGACTAATTCAGAATTCTTTAGATTCGAAAAAGCTCCTTGCcatatagtaaaaaaaaataaaaaaaaaaatattagatatatacacaaatatatatatacctttacttaaattttttaggAAATATGTAGTGCTTCAGTAAAAAATGATTGTATAGAAGAAATAATTGAGTTTAtagaaaaacatttttaaaattcacatttttatagtttttaaatcttctttcctttttttttttttttctattattaatttatttaataaaatataaaaaaaattgtttttaattaaaatactttttaaatttatctttgaaaataaagaataaacattttttgttaatttttaattttttaatcattttaaaatttattaaattaacgcttttgttttaaaaaatgaagattctattttaatttcattcaaggtcttattttaaaaaaaaatatatgacctaattaatatatttttaacattaggttattatttttaatattgtaTAAAATGTagttatatatttgtatataaGGTAATAATTctgtaaaaatttaattaaaaaataagttaaATTTGATTAAAGTATATGGTTACATATAGACTAATTTTGtaattatgataaatatttaaagatGAAAAGAAAGGAATGtgcataataaaaaataattaacgTATGTTGTGtaaattatgaatataagaaaaattaaaagaaacatAATTACTAAGAATATGTAAAATATCACTTTATAAACTTATAAAAAggtattaaaataatatataattaaaacaattataaaacaaatgaaaatgtatatatatgaaagTAATCCTTTAACagagaaaattttaattcattatacTTCTATATATCATggtttacaaaaaaaaaaaaaaaaagaaactatgtaaaataattataaaacaaaacaaaattaaGTACAGAAAAAAGtgtaaaacaaaaaagataCATTATTCATAtgatttataataaaattaaaatgtataaaaatgtaatattaaattttaaaaaaacaagaaaaaaagaaatttataaaactaataaaaattaaagtaaatgaaagttaaatattatatattctttgAAAGCATAAAAGCGGAAATAAtgttttacatatatatgcaAATATGTCTATAAATTTATACATACATGCATAtgcaaataatatataaataaataaaactacaagtattttttagtaaaaaaaaaataaaatatacatgatatatattattaaagtaaggaatattttaataataatgttttttttatctttttttttttttttcctttatacTTAATAAAATCaactatttttaattcttttgttttatttttgagTCATTCATAATTATTGtagttaaaattattaattatgttatttttttgtgaACTTGACATTGGATCTGTATCAAATTGATCTGAATATCTCAAGGGCATACATAAAAATTCCTTATCAAAATTTTGTAGATCTATTTGATTAAATAAAGGAGGTTTAAAAGGAGgtttaacttttttatttaatacatCATCCCAATTAacacttttaaaaaaagggtgtctttttatttcttctgcATCTGTTACTCCTGAACCTAATCTTTTATTAGGATTTTTTtcgaataatttttttaataaatcaatagcTGTAggagatatatttttaggaTACGTTAAATTCTCATATTTGATTCTTTCAAATAAAACACTTCTATTAGAACTATTAAAGGGTAAATTCCCAGTTAACATTTCATAGATCATTATTCCTAAACTCCACCAATCCACCGCTTTTCCATGGCCTACTTGTTCAATAATTTCAGGTGCTAAATATTCTGGAGTACCACATAAAGATTTTGCTGAATTGTTATCAGTAATTCCTTCTTTTGATAATCCAAAGTCAGTTAGTCTTATATGGCCAAGTTCATCTAATAAAACATTTTCAGGTTTTAAATctctatatataatatttaagttGTGTAAATATTGTAAAGCTAAAATAATTTCAGATGAATAAAATTTAGCTACTTCTTCAGAAAACTCTCTTAATTTcgataaatgaaaaaataattctccACCAGGGCAATATTCTAATATGAAGTATAACTTTTTAGATGTTTGAAAAGCGTAATATAATTTCACTATAAAGGGATGAGAAACACATTTTAATACATTTCTTTCTATTTTTGTGTGTTCTAATTGATTTTTtgatattatattttcttttctcaATATTTTCATTGCATATAACTTATTATTTTGAACGTGCTTTACTAGCAATACTTTACCATATGATCCTTTCCCTATaacctttaaaaaaataaaactttcaggtctcatttttttttttttttcattggtTAATGAAACTGATTTTCttaatttcctttttcttaactcttcatcttcatcatGCTTATATAAACATTCATCATTTatcattaatttattatttctattcaAAGTACAATTAGCCATATTatctttataaaatattttttcctttttgtCCTCACTTTTGCTTTTATCATcaaaattgtattttttatttatttttgaaatataatCATTTCtgtaaaatacaaaaaaaagtaaCATGTATAAACACATATCTTAAAGAAGATAggttataaaaaagaaaatatgtaCACAGTACAGACAGTATGATACTAATGCATGTATCGTatgattaaaataataatatatctatatattaaaaaaaaaaaaaattgaagtatttcatataatatttattcttttttaatatgatattaaaataaatatgtattaatattaatttaattttttattttatacattttttttactaattatatatatataacctTTCATTAACACTACTATGAAcgtttagttttttttttgaattatttatgAAATTCCAATAACTAGTTTTATAGCTTTCCtgattaaatataaaatttatattttcttttttatttctgtttatatattttttatttatttttttttcttcatctgATAGACTCTTACTATATaacatattattatataaaaaatgctTATTAACCTTGTATTTATCCAAGTTATTTAactcttttccttttttaataaatatattatacataTTATTCCTTTCTTCTGAATCATTTAAACTTTCTTtatctaatatatttttaaaatcatttatttgattttctGATGGAACAATTTGATGGTTAACACTTTCCTTTAAAATATCTTCtctcttttcatttttataattgttttttttcaaaaaaagtattttatataattttccttttttatttttatactcCTTAATCTTTAATAATTTAGTTCCTTCAATGACATGACTTTTTCTATTTGAGTATTTATTACCTTGTTTTAACATAGCATCAACTTGTTTTGATTTTTCGCTGtatctatttttaattatcttTGCATTAGTGTCATTATTTTTGTCATACATTAAAGGTTTTTCTTGAAATGTATTAACAATGGATTCGTTAAATACTTTATCGTCATTATTCAGTTCATTAATTTTGTCtttattcttttcttttttttttttttttgtaattataaaattaaaatattttttgaaatcaTTTTTTTGCATTGGTATTGAATGAGATTCATCTGAaggaataatatttttttgtctatttttttcagagaaatatctaaaaaaatttatatgattcatatttttaattttatatatatatgtatatatatatatactttctgaaatatgtttataaaaagaaaataaaaaaaaaaataattatcttTGAACCAAATTAAAAtggaaattatatattttattgtgtaaaaataaacaaaaaaaaaaaataaataaatggaTTATACAGAGAGACTTGttcattctttttattcAAAACAATTAACTTCAATTgaattaagaaaataaaataagattatatttaaaataaaatagtagTGACAAATTTCCTTAAAACAGTTCTAAGCGAAGTTGGTGAAAtaacatttataaatattttctttaacataagcaaaacaaagaaaaattaaaaaaaataaacaaattaataaataaataaatatagcaGTTTGGTGTATATACTTTgctaataaaattataaaaaaaaaaataaataaaaatacacttttttccttttttaaaattttttttccaaaCCTCTACAAATATTGGACACTTAAATATAActtctattaatttttcttttttttttttttttagcattTAGATATAGAGCATgctaaattttatttatgtttttattatataaatacttaattcatttttatgtttttttaatgtagATTCAGTTTAATTCACTTTGTATTAAAggggaaaataaaaaaaataaaatgattttTCATCTTgcgaaaaatttaaataaaattttcaaaatttttttataaacttaGCATGTTTTAAATATTGATAAAAGCTTGTccatatgtatatatatttcatatttttaagtgattctttttttttttttattaaaaatataaaaatttcatttaaatttttttttaatattaaaaatgtttgaaaaaaagattaaaagTAATGATAATTCTACAAAGcattttaattcaaataaagAAAAGGCAAAGAAGTTATTTATTCAAGCTTTGAATCacgaaaatgatgaaaactTTTTAAAAGCAACAAAATTTTATCAAGAAGCTGTAAAATTATATCCAAATATtctcaatatatatataaatgaaaattctgaaaatatgtaaatttttcttttttagattcaattaatatttttaaacatatatatttttgtttttctaatatattaaagattattaaaataattttatatatttataaataataatgtttataaatcttttgtatatatattttttttttcttattacaCATTTGTTTattgatttttattatagtttATATACACatagtcttttttttttttttatttttacatagaGATAAAAATGAGtctaatgaagaaaataagcAAGATGAAAATAGTtacttaataaatatattatctaaaaattttttttcaataataaaatttttagatTTTTATTCCATGCATAGGTTTAagatatattcatataattctatattttaagaaaagaGAAAtactaaattaaaatttataaagcAATTaactatataaaaatataatatttaataaaaatatataatatatatttatatttaaaataaaggtgaaatgaataaatagtaaataataatataatctttatgtattttataaGGTTGTATAATATTACAACTCTTAATAAACATTATAGTTCAACTACTTTTATTATaacatatacatatataatttaaataatttattttataagaat
The sequence above is drawn from the Plasmodium relictum strain SGS1 genome assembly, chromosome: 14 genome and encodes:
- the PKB gene encoding rac-beta serine/threonine protein kinase, putative is translated as MNHINFFRYFSEKNRQKNIIPSDESHSIPMQKNDFKKYFNFIITKKKKKEKNKDKINELNNDDKVFNESIVNTFQEKPLMYDKNNDTNAKIIKNRYSEKSKQVDAMLKQGNKYSNRKSHVIEGTKLLKIKEYKNKKGKLYKILFLKKNNYKNEKREDILKESVNHQIVPSENQINDFKNILDKESLNDSEERNNMYNIFIKKGKELNNLDKYKVNKHFLYNNMLYSKSLSDEEKKINKKYINRNKKENINFIFNQESYKTSYWNFINNSKKKLNVHSSVNERNDYISKINKKYNFDDKSKSEDKKEKIFYKDNMANCTLNRNNKLMINDECLYKHDEDEELRKRKLRKSVSLTNEKKKKMRPESFIFLKVIGKGSYGKVLLVKHVQNNKLYAMKILRKENIISKNQLEHTKIERNVLKCVSHPFIVKLYYAFQTSKKLYFILEYCPGGELFFHLSKLREFSEEVAKFYSSEIILALQYLHNLNIIYRDLKPENVLLDELGHIRLTDFGLSKEGITDNNSAKSLCGTPEYLAPEIIEQVGHGKAVDWWSLGIMIYEMLTGNLPFNSSNRSVLFERIKYENLTYPKNISPTAIDLLKKLFEKNPNKRLGSGVTDAEEIKRHPFFKSVNWDDVLNKKVKPPFKPPLFNQIDLQNFDKEFLCMPLRYSDQFDTDPMSSSQKNNIINNFNYNNYE